The sequence GCGCACGCGGGTGACCAGCGGTTGCCGATGTGGCACGACTTCTGGACCACTGTCTACCAGGCGATCGACGACTGACCGCAGCGTTCGTTTCCCGGTGGGCGGCACCCACCCTCGGCCGCGCGGTAATGCCAGCCCTCTCAGCGACACAAGCCACTGTGAGAGTCGCCGAGGCAATGGGGGTTCGGGTGGGTCCACCGAAGAAGCGGGACGAGGGCTGGTTCACCAGTCTCTACGCCGCCGACTACGAGCACATATTCCGGTACGGCCTGCGCCGGCTCGCTGACCGGGATGCCTCGGCGGAGCTTGCCCAGGAGGTCTTCGTCGTCGCCTGGCGTCGCCGAGCCGAGGTGCCGGAGCGCAGCCTGCCCTGGCTGTACGGGGTGGCCCGGCGCCTACTGGCAAACCAGTGGCGGTCTCGACGCAGCGCACCGGACCTCCTCCCGATCACCGACGTCGACCTTGAGCGACTGGCCGGATCGTCGGGTGCCGACACGAGCGTCGGGGTCGCCGACATCTGGGCCGCTCTGGCCAACCTCAACGACCTCGACCAGGAAATCCTCCGGCTGGTCGGCTGGGAGGAGCTGACGGTGTCCGAGGCGGCCAAGG comes from Micromonospora vinacea and encodes:
- a CDS encoding RNA polymerase sigma factor, encoding MGPPKKRDEGWFTSLYAADYEHIFRYGLRRLADRDASAELAQEVFVVAWRRRAEVPERSLPWLYGVARRLLANQWRSRRSAPDLLPITDVDLERLAGSSGADTSVGVADIWAALANLNDLDQEILRLVGWEELTVSEAAKVLGCTGATAAVRLHRARRRLAEAMSGRPAQTRRRPVLVTIREDL